The genomic DNA TTGGATaaactatataaaaaaataagaataacatTATTTACAAACTACAACTACAATAAAAGTTACCTCTAAGTATATTGACTATAGcatttaaaacataaaacagtttaaaacctttaaaatcTTGGTAGTGCCTGGGTCGCGACTAGACCGACTGTGCGCTAAAATCAAGTTCCTTAAAATAAGGGTCCTTCTTCACTTTGCGATAAAAAAAACAGCTAACTGGTCTGTAAAATTAGTCGAGACAGCGTTCCAAAGAATAGCGCCTCTATAGCTAATAGAGTTTTTAAGACACTGCGAGTTAAAAAGCGGGACGATTTTGTTACTACTCCGTCTGAAGTTGTATGCAGTGCAGGGCTTATTTGTCAAGTATGAGAGAGCCGCAGGTGCCTCACCTATAAACACGCTATGGAATAGTTTAATTAATCGAAGGTTATAATAGAGGGTTAAAGTATTCCAGTTCGAATGTCGGTAAACTTCCTCAGTAGGCATATCTCAGGGCAATTTGTTCATTATTCTGGCTGCCCAACGGTGAAGTACTTCCAGGGAATGTAGAAGGTCCGCATATGGGCAGCCGCCCCAAATGACCAGTCCATATAAGACTGTTGGTAATATTATCTTGAAGTACAAGTCCAATAGGGCGTTTCTGCTCAAGAATTTGCTCCTTTTCAGTTTGTTCagtttgtttacaaaattattttttacatcTGTAAGGTGATGTGACCAGGAACGCCTGTCATCAATAGCAACGCCCAAAAGACGAGTGTGTTTCACCCACTCGATTCGATCGTCTCCAATAGTTACAGAGTTTAGCGGCCCAAAGTAGGATTTTCTCATTAACAGCATAGCTTCGCACTTTACTGAGTAAGGGGTTAAAGAGTTCTGTAGGCACCAACTGTTCAGTTCCGATAAAGCGTTATTTAAAGAAGTGACAGTGTTATCAACAGTGTCCCCGATGCAATAAACGGTGGTGTCATATGCGTATATAAAGACAGAGCCAGAGGCAATAGCACTTGGTAGGTCATTGGTGTACAAGGCGAACAACGTCGGGCCAAGTGCTGACCCTTGGGGAATCCCGACAGTGACTTTTAGCACAGTTGAGTGCTGGCCGTTTACTACCGAGAATTGAGTTCGATCAGTTAGATAGTCCGTCAGCCTTGATAGAAGAGAACCTTAATTGAACTCCAAATTGAAAATTTAGTTTATGCAGTAGGGTAGCGTGAGGTACTCAGTAAAAAGCTTTTCTGAAGTCAACAAACGCCACAACAACCACTTTACGAATCGGCTTTTCCCCGATGAGGTTTGGGCGCGTCTCTTGCCGCTCCTGGGTTTTAGCTATTTTCTTGCTGTTAGCCTTTCCTTTTTCGGACCACGTGTATTCTGGAAGGAGTCTAAATGTATCAAGTTGCTGTAGGCAAATTTGGAAGACTTAAGTGCTACTATCTACGGCGGAAAGATGGGTTTTTACTTATGGATTGCAAGTTACTTCTTGGTTCTACGCCTGATGGAACGGTGTGTAAATGAGATAAGAGCCTGGATGCTGTGTGACAAACTGAAGATCAATGATGGCAAAACAGAGTTTGTAGTAATAGGCACCCGTCAGCAACTATCCAAGGTTCATGTTGACTTGCTTGCAGTAGGGGATGCTCAAGTGTCGCCTGTTCAGTCGGTCAAGAACTTAGGGACATGGATAGATAGTAACATGAGTCTTCAAGTTAATATCAATAACACGTGTAAAGCAGCCTATTACTACATTACAAATGTAAGACGAATAAGAAAGTATTTAAGTAACCAAGCGACCCAGACACTTGTTCATGCCCTAATAATTGGGCGCATTGACTATTGTAATAGTATTCTGTATGGGTTACCAGCTAAACAAATAGCAAAGTTACAACGGCTCCAGAATTCCGCAGCAAGACTTATTTTTAAGATTCCAAGGTTTTATCACATCTCACCAATTCTGTGTATGCTTCATTGGCTTCCAGTAGAATTTAGGATTCATTTTaagattattataattacttttaAAGTGATCCATGGACAAGCTCCGATATATCCACAAGAACTCATTAGCAAAAGGGAGAAAAGGAGATACAATTTAAGATCGTGTGCAATGGGAATCATGCTTCAAACGTCAACAAGTTTAACTAAAAAGACATTGGGTGACCGTGCTTTTTTAGCTGCGGCACCTAAACTGTGGAATGGGTTACCATCACAAATACGAAATGAACCCAATTTTCATAGGTTTAAAGGTTTACTTAAGacccattttttttagattagctttttattaggaatttttttaggattatgtatatattatatttttatagatccattgtttttttaatataatatttttatttattttggatAACTTATTAATGTAGATAATTTACTTTTcatgtaatgcgcatttgatcatatttacatgtattttgcgcaatataaatattaaattattattattattattatcatcaataGCTGTTCTCCAGATTTCTGAAAGGTGTACGAGCAATAGTTCAGTAGAATGCCCCTCACGGTAAGCCCACTGTTTATCTGTAACCAGGTTATTGTGGAAAACATGTCGAACGACAGATTCTGATACACAAGATTCCATTATCTTGCTTGGAACACTGAGAAGCGATATTGGTCTATAGTTATTTGTGTCAGCTTCATCATCTTTTTTATATACTGAGATCAGACGAGCTTTCTTCCAATCAGTAAAGGTTTCTCCGAGGTGAGCACAGAATGAAATAGACCAGTCAAGGGAGAGACAATGGCAGGCTCAGCTAGTTTTAATAATTTAGGTGCAATGTCATCAGGACCCGCAGATTTATTTGGCTTGATGGCTTTTAATTTACGCCGGACCGAATCTTCGTAGACGGTGATATCAGTAACAGAGGGCACTGAACAACCGGATGCGATCGCCCTGTTGTGGAAAATTTCTATTGGCTCGTCCAAGTCTTGTGCCGATATTGGCAAAGAAATCATTTATTAAGTTTGCCTTTTCTTTGTCGTTGACGGCAAGGCTTCCATCCTCCCTCTTTTAAAGGTCCAATTCTGTTTCTTCTAACAGGATTTGTCGCTTCTGCAATTATAATAAATTTTAGTAAGCCGCTGCAGAATGAACgcagacaaaatattgggtaagcatatacgacaattcctccataaaaatggtgggtaagcacatacgacaattcctccataaaaataacgTGTAactagttgtgcaaaacaacggcaaagaaagacaaaaagcatgctgcacgtgcaaattagtttttttgctaattagaaaaaaggGTGTGCTGAACGTGCAAtctgtttttttgctaattagatctattgatcttgatgccattttcattgccgtccccgtttagcattacacgactTACCTTTTTTcgtttataagtattattaaccagagctttgcttttagccctggctaaatctatatgttatcaTTATTTGTTACGTTTAGTTTGCtttatttcttgtattataTTTCATTAATTAAAATTAGTTTGTAACTTGTTATTTTTATCGTTAGGTTTAACTTAATTACTGTAAACCAGCAGCAGATCATTACTTTCGCTTGGCCTGTGGCAACTCTAGAGGTTATTCTATCTTCGGCataactttttgtaattttacttTGCTTTGTACTTTGACATTGAATCAACAAAGttgatttttattaattatatagtcACAGTAATACACTACGATATTAAAGGGCAAGCAGATTCCTTGCTTAGCATtaacaaaacaattcatttttCCACAAAGTTGCAGCTCGTTTTTAAATAGTTAATGTTTTAAGCACACCCAGTGAGGTTTTGGTATATTCTgtccttctttttctctttgataacggagcaccatgggtaaaaaagAATGGTAACGTATTGACgcgagaaaatttggtcatcacgtgaccgtccgtccgtccgtccacCCCTTACATGTAAGCCAGTGTCAAATGTCACATTTACTACCAGCACGATAATCCCGTGTTAGTTATAATCGCCGTCCACATGAAGATGAATAGACCgttttagcttgtttgttttgttttcccatttcagaccacaTGACgtaccccagagaactgtttctttgaaatgtcgTCCTATGCACCTGCATCCACGTGTATTGGTATAAATGATTAATGAAAAGACCAAAGGCAAATTCCCTAGAGAATATCACGTGGTCtaaattgggaaaacaaaacatacaagctaaaaaggtctattgacaGCTATCGAAGCAGAGTCTTTTTTCCGTCTCATGTGAACCGACAGAGAAAGCGTTAGAGCGAGAgatagaaaacaaaagagaagagTTCTGTTGGATGAAAACCGTGAAAATTTTATGGCGGCgttgagaaaatgagaaatgttagCGGCCGCCAAGATGAAAATAAGCggcagtgaagaaaaaaaaagcaaacaggaACACGTCGTACGACATatcaaaacaacggcaaagaaatgtacaaaaaagtgtgcttcACGTgctaagttgtttttttttctaattagacttattgttttttttttgcccttctcgttgccgtcgcctttTCAGGTGATGTTACCAGGGCGGATagaggttgggcggtgaaacgagcacgtccgagcaaaaaggtgtgatgcagtggactgggactctgcttagaaatgtcgcttgttttcgacttcggtcagggcttgcgatatgatgtggtttgtacattagacactgccgctgttactgaattatggcggcttgaatttatttcttgcacttcttcctcgtccctttgtgctggtacgctgtctccgagaggcaaatgttgctagtttttgcgggaggtttagttggagtagacaaacatctcttccaaagggtttcttttattacttccatgactctaccactgaattacattttcgttctgctactcgccaatgtcgatgttattccaaaacaaaaacaactgagcactgtctaaaacacgaacgaaaatctcatccatgtcatccatggcaaaactaaaagacagcagatcgtgtttcataactagatgacgtgcattttataaatgcgtgcagctcgtgcaaggtgaaattatgctaatttcaatcaccatcatccttctttttaattttgaaaaaaacatctcagacgtctttctgtttcttcgaaacttcaaaattagtttcccctcagttttttctgtttaccttgttttgttttagcgagaaaaacggagaaaaaaccctACAACTAACcttaataaattttgtttacatgcgattaccggatttgcaacgcattgtgcgaatcgccatggcgcgttacacccgagaagcaaagtttgaagaagtacaacgccactatatcaacatatatcaatctaattttttgttatgttatataaaatttatccttctttaacatatgtaaaaattgaggttaagaagtgttaagcttttgcaaacgaaacggcgaaagacgattaggtgatatttagtggaagttggaggtattcaacactttcaaattaaactcaaattttggcattatacgaccaacaagtttgacttatagacgtacagacacaaacatatgaaactgtttattgatattgttatgaaacgaatttatctatttaacattgtagcctgaaattacagaaagaaaataggatttccggtttgcgaaaaggaaaatttcgccggccttgaagcgcaccggaagcgcggaaagagcgctcgtgccagtcctactccgcatcacacattaaatgaagagcggagcgctcgtttcaccgcccaaccatTATCCGTCCtggatgttacacgggacgattcgcaggacgttttttagcgcaacacagcgttgcatcaatgttgcgacattgtttggAATGATTGCAGCATTGTTCCAATATTGCAACGCTTTGTTCTGAGTAACAGCACCTTTAGCATTaaacgattttattttttgtttgagtaaattttaagtttgtaaacgagagcttcgcttttaggtCTAGCCCTGggtaaatctatatattattccttttttaGAGTATAGACAGGAAGATCAATTCTTTCTGCTGCGGAGTTTGAAATAGAAGGCGAGGGAAAAGTAGAAACTAATATAAGCCTGAGACTTTAAAAGTAAACACAACTGATACCATTTCGTTgtctttcagttttattttaccACAACTATaacttccttccttcctttcttaGACACACTAAAAGATTGGTCGGATTGTTGCTTGGGCGATAGTTGAACCGGTTTTACAGGCTTAAGAGGCCTGTAAATTGCTTTTGCATCTTGCCCTTTCTGTGGCCAGTCGCAGACCTTTTTTGCGTCATTCCACACAAGGCCTGCAGGACACTTCCGTTTGTACGTTACCCCACCGGAACAGGAGATGTATCCGGATGGATTGCTCGGGTCTGCGTAGTCACCATCCTCTTTTCCAGAGCAAAAATCTGCAGTAAAAAGATTGATAATTTAAAAGCTATGGGATCACTTAAGTGAGAAAATGACCATTTGACTATATCATTACCGATGAAAAGTGATAATATTCTAATAATGCCTTGTGGTTAAATCAGGATATCTACTAACAGGTTTTCCAACAACTGGTCCTCGTCTTATTTGTCAGCGCTGCTGTTTCACATTCTGGGATCCGGTAGTGATAAAGACTTATATCCCGCCGCCTAAAGGATTTCTAGGAACGTGTCAAGAACTAATACGACAGGTTTCATAATCATGAAGCATATTGTAATGTTTGTTGAGAACAACTGCATTAATTTATTCGGTAAATGTTTAGAATAAATTTTTGAAACTTGGAACATAAATTTAACTATACTACATGGCCGCTTACAGTTATATTTCACGTTGGAATAATCCTAAGCTTTTCCGTTTACTGGGCTACTCAAAGATAAAATTCCTATCTCAAAGATAGCTTTAAGAAGAAATCTACATTACTTGTATCACCTTCTGCTCCTCCCTCCGTTGCTGGTGTCGCTGTAGTTGAAACCCCCGAGGTTGGAGACGTCTCTTGAGGTgtccctcctcctccccctgTGGTTGGTGTGGCTGTGGTTGAAGCCTCTGAGGAAGGGGATATCCCTGGAGGTGTTCCACTAGGCGTTGTTGTGGAAGAAACTCCGGGTGTTGGAGATGCACCTCTGTTTAGAATGTCTGCGATATGATCACTGTACATCTTGCCATTGATGACGTTTTGCTGGTCCCAGGAAGCATCCCAAAGCATGAATCCACCAAAATTCGGCTCGTTCttcagtttctttttaaaaggaacaattttgcaaaattcttaaGACTTTTGTAGATTAAAGTGTCTACAAGCGATTGAGCGACAAACGCTTTGAAAAACGGAAAAGTTAAGCAATGAGTAATTTCTTTGTGTCTTAACCAACACAAAGACAGAGCCGTAGCTAGCTGGGGGCCAAGGGGGCAGCTGCCCTCCTggacctgttgagccagacaCATCAAGTCTTtggatggatttgttttctttagactcagttattttgattatttgCAATTATTTGCCATTTTGATATTCGAGGTCGATTTTTCGGAGACATCTCTCATGACAGGTGCTGAAAATAGAGTTTCGCagcctccaaatttgaaaattttctgggggaagATACCCCCACATCCCCCTACAAGGATCGGCACTCACgataatgccccccccccccacacacacacacacacaaccCGCTAAGGTCCTGAAAGAAATCCTCCAAAAGAAATAACCAGAATAAACATATAACAGGGTTCAGCATGCCAACCGGCCGGCGGCAatccagttggctatttacaagcgtgatCGGGGATTTGAACTCGTGACTACCGCGAACAAATCCAGGTTGGCCTAAAATTATCTGGTTTGCATACCGGAGAGTGGTAATCTTTGCCGAGTTAAAGACTACAGGGGAATAAGTTTTTCCCAAATCATGCTCAAAGTTGCCAACAGAATTGCATTCAGTCCTCCCGCGACTCGCTATTTCGAAAACCAGAATGGTTTCACCAGGGTTTGCAAGATAAGCAATGCAGAATTTCTCATTCATTAGATGAAAAGAGTAACTTCTTGGGCATGATGTTATGAGGTcgaattttcagaatttttagaattttttttggttctatCGCAGCTGTAAAATCCTACAAACTAAACCGATGTAGGAAGTGCATTCTACAAAAGGAGCAACCTTAACTGAACTTATACCGGCCTGGAAGAAATAACCTCTCCACCCGTTGCAAGTCAAGGAAAATTGCTTAGGTAAATTCAAGTTGAGAATGTCAGTGACATAGACTGGAAGAAAGCATACACAGTCGCATTTAAATAATTAACCGGTAAGACATCTACCAAATTAAGAACATTCCATTTTAAGTTCCTACATCGGAACCAacgattttttccaaaaaaattaaacttgtgcaATCTGATTGATGCAGTTTTTGTTAACGGGAAATAGAGGCTGTTACTCATCTATTTCTGAGCTGTTCCACAACAAACGTTTTTTTTGGAATGAtattaattcaattttttttcaaaaagggaTGTTATAGAGCGGTGCGGCTCTTACCGATTTTCCGTCTATGTCCCTC from Porites lutea chromosome 6, jaPorLute2.1, whole genome shotgun sequence includes the following:
- the LOC140940745 gene encoding uncharacterized protein, producing the protein MGFYLWIASYFLVLRLMERCVNEIRAWMLCDKLKINDGKTEFVVIGTRQQLSKVHVDLLAVGDAQVSPVQSVKNLGTWIDSNMSLQVNINNTCKAAYYYITNVRRIRKYLSNQATQTLVHALIIGRIDYCNSILYGLPAKQIAKLQRLQNSAARLIFKIPRFYHISPILCMLHWLPVEFRIHFKIIIITFKVIHGQAPIYPQELISKREKRRYNLRSCAMGIMLQTSTSLTKKTLGDRAFLAAAPKLWNGLPSQIRNEPNFHRFKGLLKTHFF